A part of Doryrhamphus excisus isolate RoL2022-K1 chromosome 8, RoL_Dexc_1.0, whole genome shotgun sequence genomic DNA contains:
- the mark4b gene encoding MAP/microtubule affinity-regulating kinase 4 isoform X1: MRPWVRSIRSRSVQHTSLSTSRSDKGTVWSSRSLGARCRNSIALCSDEQPHIGNYRLLKTIGKGNFAKVKLARHILTGREVAIKIIDKTQLNPTSLQKLFREVRIMKTLNHPNIVQLFEVIETEKTLYLIMEYASGGEVFDYLVSHGRMKEKEARAKFRQIVSAVHYCHQKHIVHRDLKAENLLLDANSNIKIADFGFSNEFTAGSKLDTFCGSPPYAAPELFQGKKYDGPEVDIWSLGVILYTLVSGSLPFDGQNLKELRERVLRGKYRVPFYMSTDCEGILRRFLVLNPSKRCSLEQIMKDKWLNVSYDGEELKPHTEPEEDFNDTTRIDVMVGMGFTRDEIRESLVSHKYNEVTATYLLLARKTGAENSVSRSGSNLSLARVRPGTLTNGTSKHSTSSSGATSSSAHKPQRSVSTYQRQRRHSDFCGPAASGSAHPKRSPSGVGEGAALKEERLSVRKPSNNTVSSRSIPAPSSPMVSSAHNPNKAEIPDRRREANSTTNNVSASAMTRRNTYVCTDRSSTDKHSLLQNGKENSTLSHRLPPASPSTHSIAGASGVSSSSSTPSSRLSRGSAARSTFHGGQIRDRRPPSHAPLAYPTPSNDTSPLPSTRTPRATSNLLSKLTSKLTRRVTLDPSKRQSSNKSMSGCTLPQGTKTVRSQTNLRESADLRSQESQGNSSSRHLSGHQKAAEPRTPRCGWDVRVRSPRDPAEVVLALREAAQGCGCQVHLAGPFLLSCTHGAAGARVAFEAEVCQLPGGLGQSSGVRFKRLWGAPLAFRDIATKVSKELEL; this comes from the exons CACACATCCCTGTCCACCAGCCGCTCAGACAAAGGGACAGTCTGGTCAAGCCGCTCGCTGGGCGCCCGATGTCGAAACTCCATTGCATTATGTTCGGACGAGCAGCCGCACATTGGGAACTACCGGCTGCTCAAGACCATCGGCAAAGGCAACTTTGCCAAGGTCAAACTGGCGCGACACATCCTGACGGGCAGAGAG GTTGCAATAAAGATCATTGATAAAACACAACTCAACCCAACCAGCCTGCAGAAG cTGTTTCGTGAGGTACGCATCATGAAAACTCTCAACCATCCCAACATAG TCCAGCTGTTTGAGGTCATAGAGACAGAGAAGACACTCTACCTCATCATGGAGTACGCCAGCGGGG GGGAGGTGTTTGACTATCTCGTGTCTCATGGCAGGATGAAAGAGAAAGAAGCCCGAGCCAAATTCAGACAG ATTGTGTCAGCGGTGCACTACTGCCATCAGAAGCACATTGTTCACAGAGACTTGAAG GCGGAGAACTTGCTACTTGACGCCAACTCCAACATCAAAATCGCCGACTTTGGCTTCAGCAATGAGTTCACAGCCGGCAGCAAGCTGGACACCTTCTGTGGCTCTCCGCCTTACGCTGCACCGGAACTCTTCCAAGGGAAGAAGTACGACGGTCCAGAGGTGGACATCTGGAGCTTGGGCGTCATCCTCTACACGCTGGTCAGCGGGTCCCTGCCCTTTGACGGACAAAACCTGAAG GAGCTGCGAGAGCGTGTCCTGAGAGGGAAATACCGCGTGCCCTTCTACATGTCTACAGACTGTGAGGGAATCCTGCGCCGCTTCCTCGTCCTCAACCCATCCAAGCGCTGTTCGCTGGAG CAAATTATGAAGGACAAGTGGCTGAATGTGAGTTACGACGGAGAAGAGCTGAAGCCTCACACAGAGCCTGAGGAGGACTTCAACGATACCACTCGCATCG ATGTGATGGTGGGGATGGGCTTCACCAGAGATGAGATCAGGGAGTCTCTGGTCAGTCACAAGTACAATGAAGTGACAGCCACGTACCTGCTACTAGCACGCAAGACTGGG GCTGAAAACAGCGTGTCCCGGTCCGGCAGCAATCTCAGTCTCGCTCGAGTCCGGCCCGGCACCCTCACCAACGGGACCAGCAAAcactccacttcctcctctggCGCGACATCCTCGTCAGCCCACAAGCCACAACGCAGTGTCTCCACCTACCAGCGCCAGAGACGACACTCTGACTTCT GTGGTCCGGCTGCTTCGGGGTCTGCACACCCCAAGCGCAGTCCCAGTGGTGTGGGGGAAGGAGCGGCGCTCAAAGAGGAGAGGTTATCGGTCCGCAAGCCCAGCAACAACACTGTTAGCTCACGGAGCATCCCGGCCCCCTCCAGTCCCATGGTCAGCTCCGCTCACAATCCAAATAAAGCGGAAATACCCGACCGACGCAGGGAGGCCAACTCGACCACG aATAACGTCTCTGCTAGTGCCATGACTCGAAGGAATACATATGTGTGCACGGACCGCTCCAGCACTGACAAACACTCCCTGCTGCAGAACGGCAAAGAAAACAG TACCCTATCCCACCGCCTGCCCCCGGCCTCCCCCTCCACCCACAGCATCGCCGGCGCGTCGGGCgtgtcctcctcgtcctccacaCCCTCCTCGCGTCTCTCCAGGGGCTCTGCGGCGAGGAGCACTTTCCACGGAGGGCAGATCAGGGACCGCCGACCTCCCTCGCACGCCCCTCTGGCGTATCCCACGCCGTCGAATGACACCAGCCCCCTGCCCAGCACCAGGACCCCCCGCGCCACAAGCAACCTGCTGAGCAAGCTCACCTCCAAGTTGACCCGCAG GGTCACTCTTGACCCTTCTAAACGTCAGAGCTCAAACAAGTCCATGTCGGGCTGCACCCTCCCACAAGGGACAAAAACAGTTA GGTCACAGACGAACCTGAGAGAATCAGCAGATCTCCGGTCACAAG AGTCTCAGGGTAACAGCAGCAG TCGCCATCTATCTGGGCATCAAAAAGCGGCAGAGCCCCGGACCCCCCGATGCGGCTGGGATGTGAGGGTACggagcccccgcgacccggccGAGGTGGTGCTAGCTCTGCGCGAGGCGGCCCAGGGCTGCGGCTGCCAGGTCCACCTGGCCGGGCCTTTCCTGCTGTCGTGCACGCACGGCGCGGCCGGCGCTCGCGTGGCCTTCGAGGCCGAGGTGTGCCAGCTGCCCGGCGGGCTGGGCCAGAG
- the mark4b gene encoding MAP/microtubule affinity-regulating kinase 4 isoform X2 codes for MRPWVRSIRSRSVQHTSLSTSRSDKGTVWSSRSLGARCRNSIALCSDEQPHIGNYRLLKTIGKGNFAKVKLARHILTGREVAIKIIDKTQLNPTSLQKLFREVRIMKTLNHPNIVQLFEVIETEKTLYLIMEYASGGEVFDYLVSHGRMKEKEARAKFRQIVSAVHYCHQKHIVHRDLKAENLLLDANSNIKIADFGFSNEFTAGSKLDTFCGSPPYAAPELFQGKKYDGPEVDIWSLGVILYTLVSGSLPFDGQNLKELRERVLRGKYRVPFYMSTDCEGILRRFLVLNPSKRCSLEQIMKDKWLNVSYDGEELKPHTEPEEDFNDTTRIDVMVGMGFTRDEIRESLVSHKYNEVTATYLLLARKTGAENSVSRSGSNLSLARVRPGTLTNGTSKHSTSSSGATSSSAHKPQRSVSTYQRQRRHSDFCGPAASGSAHPKRSPSGVGEGAALKEERLSVRKPSNNTVSSRSIPAPSSPMVSSAHNPNKAEIPDRRREANSTTNNVSASAMTRRNTYVCTDRSSTDKHSLLQNGKENSTLSHRLPPASPSTHSIAGASGVSSSSSTPSSRLSRGSAARSTFHGGQIRDRRPPSHAPLAYPTPSNDTSPLPSTRTPRATSNLLSKLTSKLTRRVTLDPSKRQSSNKSMSGCTLPQGTKTVNEPERISRSPVTSRHLSGHQKAAEPRTPRCGWDVRVRSPRDPAEVVLALREAAQGCGCQVHLAGPFLLSCTHGAAGARVAFEAEVCQLPGGLGQSSGVRFKRLWGAPLAFRDIATKVSKELEL; via the exons CACACATCCCTGTCCACCAGCCGCTCAGACAAAGGGACAGTCTGGTCAAGCCGCTCGCTGGGCGCCCGATGTCGAAACTCCATTGCATTATGTTCGGACGAGCAGCCGCACATTGGGAACTACCGGCTGCTCAAGACCATCGGCAAAGGCAACTTTGCCAAGGTCAAACTGGCGCGACACATCCTGACGGGCAGAGAG GTTGCAATAAAGATCATTGATAAAACACAACTCAACCCAACCAGCCTGCAGAAG cTGTTTCGTGAGGTACGCATCATGAAAACTCTCAACCATCCCAACATAG TCCAGCTGTTTGAGGTCATAGAGACAGAGAAGACACTCTACCTCATCATGGAGTACGCCAGCGGGG GGGAGGTGTTTGACTATCTCGTGTCTCATGGCAGGATGAAAGAGAAAGAAGCCCGAGCCAAATTCAGACAG ATTGTGTCAGCGGTGCACTACTGCCATCAGAAGCACATTGTTCACAGAGACTTGAAG GCGGAGAACTTGCTACTTGACGCCAACTCCAACATCAAAATCGCCGACTTTGGCTTCAGCAATGAGTTCACAGCCGGCAGCAAGCTGGACACCTTCTGTGGCTCTCCGCCTTACGCTGCACCGGAACTCTTCCAAGGGAAGAAGTACGACGGTCCAGAGGTGGACATCTGGAGCTTGGGCGTCATCCTCTACACGCTGGTCAGCGGGTCCCTGCCCTTTGACGGACAAAACCTGAAG GAGCTGCGAGAGCGTGTCCTGAGAGGGAAATACCGCGTGCCCTTCTACATGTCTACAGACTGTGAGGGAATCCTGCGCCGCTTCCTCGTCCTCAACCCATCCAAGCGCTGTTCGCTGGAG CAAATTATGAAGGACAAGTGGCTGAATGTGAGTTACGACGGAGAAGAGCTGAAGCCTCACACAGAGCCTGAGGAGGACTTCAACGATACCACTCGCATCG ATGTGATGGTGGGGATGGGCTTCACCAGAGATGAGATCAGGGAGTCTCTGGTCAGTCACAAGTACAATGAAGTGACAGCCACGTACCTGCTACTAGCACGCAAGACTGGG GCTGAAAACAGCGTGTCCCGGTCCGGCAGCAATCTCAGTCTCGCTCGAGTCCGGCCCGGCACCCTCACCAACGGGACCAGCAAAcactccacttcctcctctggCGCGACATCCTCGTCAGCCCACAAGCCACAACGCAGTGTCTCCACCTACCAGCGCCAGAGACGACACTCTGACTTCT GTGGTCCGGCTGCTTCGGGGTCTGCACACCCCAAGCGCAGTCCCAGTGGTGTGGGGGAAGGAGCGGCGCTCAAAGAGGAGAGGTTATCGGTCCGCAAGCCCAGCAACAACACTGTTAGCTCACGGAGCATCCCGGCCCCCTCCAGTCCCATGGTCAGCTCCGCTCACAATCCAAATAAAGCGGAAATACCCGACCGACGCAGGGAGGCCAACTCGACCACG aATAACGTCTCTGCTAGTGCCATGACTCGAAGGAATACATATGTGTGCACGGACCGCTCCAGCACTGACAAACACTCCCTGCTGCAGAACGGCAAAGAAAACAG TACCCTATCCCACCGCCTGCCCCCGGCCTCCCCCTCCACCCACAGCATCGCCGGCGCGTCGGGCgtgtcctcctcgtcctccacaCCCTCCTCGCGTCTCTCCAGGGGCTCTGCGGCGAGGAGCACTTTCCACGGAGGGCAGATCAGGGACCGCCGACCTCCCTCGCACGCCCCTCTGGCGTATCCCACGCCGTCGAATGACACCAGCCCCCTGCCCAGCACCAGGACCCCCCGCGCCACAAGCAACCTGCTGAGCAAGCTCACCTCCAAGTTGACCCGCAG GGTCACTCTTGACCCTTCTAAACGTCAGAGCTCAAACAAGTCCATGTCGGGCTGCACCCTCCCACAAGGGACAAAAACAGTTA ACGAACCTGAGAGAATCAGCAGATCTCCGGTCACAAG TCGCCATCTATCTGGGCATCAAAAAGCGGCAGAGCCCCGGACCCCCCGATGCGGCTGGGATGTGAGGGTACggagcccccgcgacccggccGAGGTGGTGCTAGCTCTGCGCGAGGCGGCCCAGGGCTGCGGCTGCCAGGTCCACCTGGCCGGGCCTTTCCTGCTGTCGTGCACGCACGGCGCGGCCGGCGCTCGCGTGGCCTTCGAGGCCGAGGTGTGCCAGCTGCCCGGCGGGCTGGGCCAGAG
- the mark4b gene encoding MAP/microtubule affinity-regulating kinase 4 isoform X3, translating into MRPWVRSIRSRSVQHTSLSTSRSDKGTVWSSRSLGARCRNSIALCSDEQPHIGNYRLLKTIGKGNFAKVKLARHILTGREVAIKIIDKTQLNPTSLQKLFREVRIMKTLNHPNIVQLFEVIETEKTLYLIMEYASGGEVFDYLVSHGRMKEKEARAKFRQIVSAVHYCHQKHIVHRDLKAENLLLDANSNIKIADFGFSNEFTAGSKLDTFCGSPPYAAPELFQGKKYDGPEVDIWSLGVILYTLVSGSLPFDGQNLKELRERVLRGKYRVPFYMSTDCEGILRRFLVLNPSKRCSLEQIMKDKWLNVSYDGEELKPHTEPEEDFNDTTRIDVMVGMGFTRDEIRESLVSHKYNEVTATYLLLARKTGAENSVSRSGSNLSLARVRPGTLTNGTSKHSTSSSGATSSSAHKPQRSVSTYQRQRRHSDFCGPAASGSAHPKRSPSGVGEGAALKEERLSVRKPSNNTVSSRSIPAPSSPMVSSAHNPNKAEIPDRRREANSTTNNVSASAMTRRNTYVCTDRSSTDKHSLLQNGKENSTLSHRLPPASPSTHSIAGASGVSSSSSTPSSRLSRGSAARSTFHGGQIRDRRPPSHAPLAYPTPSNDTSPLPSTRTPRATSNLLSKLTSKLTRRVTDEPERISRSPVTSRHLSGHQKAAEPRTPRCGWDVRVRSPRDPAEVVLALREAAQGCGCQVHLAGPFLLSCTHGAAGARVAFEAEVCQLPGGLGQSSGVRFKRLWGAPLAFRDIATKVSKELEL; encoded by the exons CACACATCCCTGTCCACCAGCCGCTCAGACAAAGGGACAGTCTGGTCAAGCCGCTCGCTGGGCGCCCGATGTCGAAACTCCATTGCATTATGTTCGGACGAGCAGCCGCACATTGGGAACTACCGGCTGCTCAAGACCATCGGCAAAGGCAACTTTGCCAAGGTCAAACTGGCGCGACACATCCTGACGGGCAGAGAG GTTGCAATAAAGATCATTGATAAAACACAACTCAACCCAACCAGCCTGCAGAAG cTGTTTCGTGAGGTACGCATCATGAAAACTCTCAACCATCCCAACATAG TCCAGCTGTTTGAGGTCATAGAGACAGAGAAGACACTCTACCTCATCATGGAGTACGCCAGCGGGG GGGAGGTGTTTGACTATCTCGTGTCTCATGGCAGGATGAAAGAGAAAGAAGCCCGAGCCAAATTCAGACAG ATTGTGTCAGCGGTGCACTACTGCCATCAGAAGCACATTGTTCACAGAGACTTGAAG GCGGAGAACTTGCTACTTGACGCCAACTCCAACATCAAAATCGCCGACTTTGGCTTCAGCAATGAGTTCACAGCCGGCAGCAAGCTGGACACCTTCTGTGGCTCTCCGCCTTACGCTGCACCGGAACTCTTCCAAGGGAAGAAGTACGACGGTCCAGAGGTGGACATCTGGAGCTTGGGCGTCATCCTCTACACGCTGGTCAGCGGGTCCCTGCCCTTTGACGGACAAAACCTGAAG GAGCTGCGAGAGCGTGTCCTGAGAGGGAAATACCGCGTGCCCTTCTACATGTCTACAGACTGTGAGGGAATCCTGCGCCGCTTCCTCGTCCTCAACCCATCCAAGCGCTGTTCGCTGGAG CAAATTATGAAGGACAAGTGGCTGAATGTGAGTTACGACGGAGAAGAGCTGAAGCCTCACACAGAGCCTGAGGAGGACTTCAACGATACCACTCGCATCG ATGTGATGGTGGGGATGGGCTTCACCAGAGATGAGATCAGGGAGTCTCTGGTCAGTCACAAGTACAATGAAGTGACAGCCACGTACCTGCTACTAGCACGCAAGACTGGG GCTGAAAACAGCGTGTCCCGGTCCGGCAGCAATCTCAGTCTCGCTCGAGTCCGGCCCGGCACCCTCACCAACGGGACCAGCAAAcactccacttcctcctctggCGCGACATCCTCGTCAGCCCACAAGCCACAACGCAGTGTCTCCACCTACCAGCGCCAGAGACGACACTCTGACTTCT GTGGTCCGGCTGCTTCGGGGTCTGCACACCCCAAGCGCAGTCCCAGTGGTGTGGGGGAAGGAGCGGCGCTCAAAGAGGAGAGGTTATCGGTCCGCAAGCCCAGCAACAACACTGTTAGCTCACGGAGCATCCCGGCCCCCTCCAGTCCCATGGTCAGCTCCGCTCACAATCCAAATAAAGCGGAAATACCCGACCGACGCAGGGAGGCCAACTCGACCACG aATAACGTCTCTGCTAGTGCCATGACTCGAAGGAATACATATGTGTGCACGGACCGCTCCAGCACTGACAAACACTCCCTGCTGCAGAACGGCAAAGAAAACAG TACCCTATCCCACCGCCTGCCCCCGGCCTCCCCCTCCACCCACAGCATCGCCGGCGCGTCGGGCgtgtcctcctcgtcctccacaCCCTCCTCGCGTCTCTCCAGGGGCTCTGCGGCGAGGAGCACTTTCCACGGAGGGCAGATCAGGGACCGCCGACCTCCCTCGCACGCCCCTCTGGCGTATCCCACGCCGTCGAATGACACCAGCCCCCTGCCCAGCACCAGGACCCCCCGCGCCACAAGCAACCTGCTGAGCAAGCTCACCTCCAAGTTGACCCGCAG GGTCACAGACGAACCTGAGAGAATCAGCAGATCTCCGGTCACAAG TCGCCATCTATCTGGGCATCAAAAAGCGGCAGAGCCCCGGACCCCCCGATGCGGCTGGGATGTGAGGGTACggagcccccgcgacccggccGAGGTGGTGCTAGCTCTGCGCGAGGCGGCCCAGGGCTGCGGCTGCCAGGTCCACCTGGCCGGGCCTTTCCTGCTGTCGTGCACGCACGGCGCGGCCGGCGCTCGCGTGGCCTTCGAGGCCGAGGTGTGCCAGCTGCCCGGCGGGCTGGGCCAGAG
- the mark4b gene encoding MAP/microtubule affinity-regulating kinase 4 isoform X6, producing the protein MRPWVRSIRSRSVQHTSLSTSRSDKGTVWSSRSLGARCRNSIALCSDEQPHIGNYRLLKTIGKGNFAKVKLARHILTGREVAIKIIDKTQLNPTSLQKLFREVRIMKTLNHPNIVQLFEVIETEKTLYLIMEYASGGEVFDYLVSHGRMKEKEARAKFRQIVSAVHYCHQKHIVHRDLKAENLLLDANSNIKIADFGFSNEFTAGSKLDTFCGSPPYAAPELFQGKKYDGPEVDIWSLGVILYTLVSGSLPFDGQNLKELRERVLRGKYRVPFYMSTDCEGILRRFLVLNPSKRCSLEQIMKDKWLNVSYDGEELKPHTEPEEDFNDTTRIDVMVGMGFTRDEIRESLVSHKYNEVTATYLLLARKTGAENSVSRSGSNLSLARVRPGTLTNGTSKHSTSSSGATSSSAHKPQRSVSTYQRQRRHSDFCGPAASGSAHPKRSPSGVGEGAALKEERLSVRKPSNNTVSSRSIPAPSSPMVSSAHNPNKAEIPDRRREANSTTNNVSASAMTRRNTYVCTDRSSTDKHSLLQNGKENSTLSHRLPPASPSTHSIAGASGVSSSSSTPSSRLSRGSAARSTFHGGQIRDRRPPSHAPLAYPTPSNDTSPLPSTRTPRATSNLLSKLTSKLTRRVTDEPERISRSPVTRVSG; encoded by the exons CACACATCCCTGTCCACCAGCCGCTCAGACAAAGGGACAGTCTGGTCAAGCCGCTCGCTGGGCGCCCGATGTCGAAACTCCATTGCATTATGTTCGGACGAGCAGCCGCACATTGGGAACTACCGGCTGCTCAAGACCATCGGCAAAGGCAACTTTGCCAAGGTCAAACTGGCGCGACACATCCTGACGGGCAGAGAG GTTGCAATAAAGATCATTGATAAAACACAACTCAACCCAACCAGCCTGCAGAAG cTGTTTCGTGAGGTACGCATCATGAAAACTCTCAACCATCCCAACATAG TCCAGCTGTTTGAGGTCATAGAGACAGAGAAGACACTCTACCTCATCATGGAGTACGCCAGCGGGG GGGAGGTGTTTGACTATCTCGTGTCTCATGGCAGGATGAAAGAGAAAGAAGCCCGAGCCAAATTCAGACAG ATTGTGTCAGCGGTGCACTACTGCCATCAGAAGCACATTGTTCACAGAGACTTGAAG GCGGAGAACTTGCTACTTGACGCCAACTCCAACATCAAAATCGCCGACTTTGGCTTCAGCAATGAGTTCACAGCCGGCAGCAAGCTGGACACCTTCTGTGGCTCTCCGCCTTACGCTGCACCGGAACTCTTCCAAGGGAAGAAGTACGACGGTCCAGAGGTGGACATCTGGAGCTTGGGCGTCATCCTCTACACGCTGGTCAGCGGGTCCCTGCCCTTTGACGGACAAAACCTGAAG GAGCTGCGAGAGCGTGTCCTGAGAGGGAAATACCGCGTGCCCTTCTACATGTCTACAGACTGTGAGGGAATCCTGCGCCGCTTCCTCGTCCTCAACCCATCCAAGCGCTGTTCGCTGGAG CAAATTATGAAGGACAAGTGGCTGAATGTGAGTTACGACGGAGAAGAGCTGAAGCCTCACACAGAGCCTGAGGAGGACTTCAACGATACCACTCGCATCG ATGTGATGGTGGGGATGGGCTTCACCAGAGATGAGATCAGGGAGTCTCTGGTCAGTCACAAGTACAATGAAGTGACAGCCACGTACCTGCTACTAGCACGCAAGACTGGG GCTGAAAACAGCGTGTCCCGGTCCGGCAGCAATCTCAGTCTCGCTCGAGTCCGGCCCGGCACCCTCACCAACGGGACCAGCAAAcactccacttcctcctctggCGCGACATCCTCGTCAGCCCACAAGCCACAACGCAGTGTCTCCACCTACCAGCGCCAGAGACGACACTCTGACTTCT GTGGTCCGGCTGCTTCGGGGTCTGCACACCCCAAGCGCAGTCCCAGTGGTGTGGGGGAAGGAGCGGCGCTCAAAGAGGAGAGGTTATCGGTCCGCAAGCCCAGCAACAACACTGTTAGCTCACGGAGCATCCCGGCCCCCTCCAGTCCCATGGTCAGCTCCGCTCACAATCCAAATAAAGCGGAAATACCCGACCGACGCAGGGAGGCCAACTCGACCACG aATAACGTCTCTGCTAGTGCCATGACTCGAAGGAATACATATGTGTGCACGGACCGCTCCAGCACTGACAAACACTCCCTGCTGCAGAACGGCAAAGAAAACAG TACCCTATCCCACCGCCTGCCCCCGGCCTCCCCCTCCACCCACAGCATCGCCGGCGCGTCGGGCgtgtcctcctcgtcctccacaCCCTCCTCGCGTCTCTCCAGGGGCTCTGCGGCGAGGAGCACTTTCCACGGAGGGCAGATCAGGGACCGCCGACCTCCCTCGCACGCCCCTCTGGCGTATCCCACGCCGTCGAATGACACCAGCCCCCTGCCCAGCACCAGGACCCCCCGCGCCACAAGCAACCTGCTGAGCAAGCTCACCTCCAAGTTGACCCGCAG GGTCACAGACGAACCTGAGAGAATCAGCAGATCTCCGGTCACAAG AGTCTCAGGGTAA
- the mark4b gene encoding MAP/microtubule affinity-regulating kinase 4 isoform X4, translating into MRPWVRSIRSRSVQHTSLSTSRSDKGTVWSSRSLGARCRNSIALCSDEQPHIGNYRLLKTIGKGNFAKVKLARHILTGREVAIKIIDKTQLNPTSLQKLFREVRIMKTLNHPNIVQLFEVIETEKTLYLIMEYASGGEVFDYLVSHGRMKEKEARAKFRQIVSAVHYCHQKHIVHRDLKAENLLLDANSNIKIADFGFSNEFTAGSKLDTFCGSPPYAAPELFQGKKYDGPEVDIWSLGVILYTLVSGSLPFDGQNLKELRERVLRGKYRVPFYMSTDCEGILRRFLVLNPSKRCSLEQIMKDKWLNVSYDGEELKPHTEPEEDFNDTTRIDVMVGMGFTRDEIRESLVSHKYNEVTATYLLLARKTGAENSVSRSGSNLSLARVRPGTLTNGTSKHSTSSSGATSSSAHKPQRSVSTYQRQRRHSDFCGPAASGSAHPKRSPSGVGEGAALKEERLSVRKPSNNTVSSRSIPAPSSPMVSSAHNPNKAEIPDRRREANSTTNNVSASAMTRRNTYVCTDRSSTDKHSLLQNGKENSTLSHRLPPASPSTHSIAGASGVSSSSSTPSSRLSRGSAARSTFHGGQIRDRRPPSHAPLAYPTPSNDTSPLPSTRTPRATSNLLSKLTSKLTRRVTLDPSKRQSSNKSMSGCTLPQGTKTVRSQTNLRESADLRSQVAIYLGIKKRQSPGPPDAAGM; encoded by the exons CACACATCCCTGTCCACCAGCCGCTCAGACAAAGGGACAGTCTGGTCAAGCCGCTCGCTGGGCGCCCGATGTCGAAACTCCATTGCATTATGTTCGGACGAGCAGCCGCACATTGGGAACTACCGGCTGCTCAAGACCATCGGCAAAGGCAACTTTGCCAAGGTCAAACTGGCGCGACACATCCTGACGGGCAGAGAG GTTGCAATAAAGATCATTGATAAAACACAACTCAACCCAACCAGCCTGCAGAAG cTGTTTCGTGAGGTACGCATCATGAAAACTCTCAACCATCCCAACATAG TCCAGCTGTTTGAGGTCATAGAGACAGAGAAGACACTCTACCTCATCATGGAGTACGCCAGCGGGG GGGAGGTGTTTGACTATCTCGTGTCTCATGGCAGGATGAAAGAGAAAGAAGCCCGAGCCAAATTCAGACAG ATTGTGTCAGCGGTGCACTACTGCCATCAGAAGCACATTGTTCACAGAGACTTGAAG GCGGAGAACTTGCTACTTGACGCCAACTCCAACATCAAAATCGCCGACTTTGGCTTCAGCAATGAGTTCACAGCCGGCAGCAAGCTGGACACCTTCTGTGGCTCTCCGCCTTACGCTGCACCGGAACTCTTCCAAGGGAAGAAGTACGACGGTCCAGAGGTGGACATCTGGAGCTTGGGCGTCATCCTCTACACGCTGGTCAGCGGGTCCCTGCCCTTTGACGGACAAAACCTGAAG GAGCTGCGAGAGCGTGTCCTGAGAGGGAAATACCGCGTGCCCTTCTACATGTCTACAGACTGTGAGGGAATCCTGCGCCGCTTCCTCGTCCTCAACCCATCCAAGCGCTGTTCGCTGGAG CAAATTATGAAGGACAAGTGGCTGAATGTGAGTTACGACGGAGAAGAGCTGAAGCCTCACACAGAGCCTGAGGAGGACTTCAACGATACCACTCGCATCG ATGTGATGGTGGGGATGGGCTTCACCAGAGATGAGATCAGGGAGTCTCTGGTCAGTCACAAGTACAATGAAGTGACAGCCACGTACCTGCTACTAGCACGCAAGACTGGG GCTGAAAACAGCGTGTCCCGGTCCGGCAGCAATCTCAGTCTCGCTCGAGTCCGGCCCGGCACCCTCACCAACGGGACCAGCAAAcactccacttcctcctctggCGCGACATCCTCGTCAGCCCACAAGCCACAACGCAGTGTCTCCACCTACCAGCGCCAGAGACGACACTCTGACTTCT GTGGTCCGGCTGCTTCGGGGTCTGCACACCCCAAGCGCAGTCCCAGTGGTGTGGGGGAAGGAGCGGCGCTCAAAGAGGAGAGGTTATCGGTCCGCAAGCCCAGCAACAACACTGTTAGCTCACGGAGCATCCCGGCCCCCTCCAGTCCCATGGTCAGCTCCGCTCACAATCCAAATAAAGCGGAAATACCCGACCGACGCAGGGAGGCCAACTCGACCACG aATAACGTCTCTGCTAGTGCCATGACTCGAAGGAATACATATGTGTGCACGGACCGCTCCAGCACTGACAAACACTCCCTGCTGCAGAACGGCAAAGAAAACAG TACCCTATCCCACCGCCTGCCCCCGGCCTCCCCCTCCACCCACAGCATCGCCGGCGCGTCGGGCgtgtcctcctcgtcctccacaCCCTCCTCGCGTCTCTCCAGGGGCTCTGCGGCGAGGAGCACTTTCCACGGAGGGCAGATCAGGGACCGCCGACCTCCCTCGCACGCCCCTCTGGCGTATCCCACGCCGTCGAATGACACCAGCCCCCTGCCCAGCACCAGGACCCCCCGCGCCACAAGCAACCTGCTGAGCAAGCTCACCTCCAAGTTGACCCGCAG GGTCACTCTTGACCCTTCTAAACGTCAGAGCTCAAACAAGTCCATGTCGGGCTGCACCCTCCCACAAGGGACAAAAACAGTTA GGTCACAGACGAACCTGAGAGAATCAGCAGATCTCCGGTCACAAG TCGCCATCTATCTGGGCATCAAAAAGCGGCAGAGCCCCGGACCCCCCGATGCGGCTGGGATGTGA